The Leptospira perdikensis genome includes the window ACCAGTGGTGTTGCGAAGATTGACATTGGCACCTTTTTCGATCAAAAACTTGGCCATCTCCAATTCTTCGTCATCCGCCGCTTTGATTAGGGAGGAATTACCTAGGGAGTCCTTTGCATTGACGGATACACCTTCTGCCAAAATTATTTTTACTAATTCTAAATTTCCCTTTTCGACTGCCTGGAACAGGCGAAGCTCCCGACTCATCGGAGCTTTGACTACAGTTTCATCTTCCATACAGGAAAAGGTGGATCCAATCATTAATAAAAAAATGACAGCGGATAACGATTGGAATAAAAATCGACTGGATAGAAATCGTAACATCAGTTTTAGTCTAATGGTTTAACCATGAAACGTCGATCCATTTTTCCAGCCAGTTTCCAGTTCCTTTCCATTTTGGGTGTGAGCCTTTTATTTACATCGTGCCTCTCCATCATTAGTCCGGGAGAGGTGGGCCTGATGTGGCGACCGTATAGCACGGGACTCAGCCAGAAACC containing:
- a CDS encoding ankyrin repeat domain-containing protein, encoding MLRFLSSRFLFQSLSAVIFLLMIGSTFSCMEDETVVKAPMSRELRLFQAVEKGNLELVKIILAEGVSVNAKDSLGNSSLIKAADDEELEMAKFLIEKGANVNLRNTTGETALYRAVYRGNLDLVKLLVKAGAETKVKTVGGVSIAELAEERGEDGILKYLSSLK